A window of Nicotiana tabacum cultivar K326 chromosome 24, ASM71507v2, whole genome shotgun sequence contains these coding sequences:
- the LOC107802165 gene encoding polygalacturonase At1g48100-like — MGGFSFRSFTFMFIVAFLVWSSNVETCYARRGRHWRQTTTSSASLYKKKEKSHGSNHHHNNGSKSKPKHSSPPSMPTNPPRKGYDDVPSSTIFDVRSFGATGDGKTDDTKAFQAAWAAACKVEASTIVVPSQYVFLVGPISFSGPYCQHNIVFQLDGTIIAPVDAKSWGSGLMQWLEFTKLVGITVKGSGLIDGRGAVWWQDTPYDDPLDDELKLIIPLNKTSLRYPPIPLNSSLGGGKMPSIKPTALRFYGSFNVTVTGITIQNSQQCHLKFDNCIGVTVYNFTVSSPGDSPNTDGIHLQNSKDVLIRSSNIACGDDCVSIQTGCTNVYVHNINCGPGHGISIGSLGKDNTKACVSNITVKDVVMQNTMNGVRIKTWQGGSGSVQGVFFSNIQVSEVQLPIVIDQFYCDKSKCKNQTSAVALSGINFERIRGTYTVKPVHLACSDSMPCQDVTLTDIQLKPIQERYHMYDPYCWQTFGELYTPTLPPIDCLQVGKPSSNRIQGDHDQC, encoded by the exons ATGGGAGGATTTAGTTTTAGGAGCTTCACATTTATGTTCATAGTAGCATTTCTTGTTTGGTCATCAAATGTAGAGACTTGTTATGCAAGAAGAGGCAGGCATTGGAGACAAACAACAACTTCCTCTGCTTCTTTGTACAAGAAGAAAGAAAAGTCTCATGGTAGCAATCACCATCATAATAATGGGAGCAAGTCGAAGCCAAAACACTCGTCTCCACCAAGTATGCCAACGAACCCGCCAAGAAAAGGCTACGACGATGTGCCTTCGTCCACCATCTTCGATGTAAGAAGTTTCGGTGCCACTGGAGATGGCAAGACTGATGACACTAAG GCATTTCAGGCTGCATGGGCAGCTGCTTGTAAAGTGGAAGCTTCGACGATTGTCGTTCCGTCACAATATGTATTCCTTGTAGGACCAATTTCATTCTCAGGTCCATACTGTCAGCACAACATTGTTTTTCAG CTTGATGGAACAATAATTGCTCCAGTAGATGCCAAATCTTGGGGTTCAGGTCTTATGCAATGGCTTGAATTTACCAAATTGGTTGGGATTACAGTTAAAGGAAGCGGGTTAATTGATGGGAGAGGTGCAGTTTGGTGGCAAGATACCCCATATGATGATCCTCTAGATGACGAATTAAAACTAATCATTCCATTAAACAAGACATCATTGAGATATCCTCCAATTCCT CTAAATAGCTCACTTGGTGGTGGAAAAATGCCAAGCATTAAGCCAACG GCACTTCGATTCTATGGGAGTTTTAATGTTACTGTAACAGGCATCACAATTCAGAATAGTCAACAATGCCATCTCAAATTTGACAACTGCATAGGGGTAACAGTATACAATTTCACTGTCTCATCTCCTGGTGATAGTCCTAATACAGATGGAATCCATTTACAGAACTCCAAAGACGTGCTAATCCGCAGTTCCAACATTGCTTGTG GAGATGACTGTGTCTCCATACAAACTGGATGCACCAATGTGTATGTACACAACATAAATTGTGGACCAGGACATGGAATCAGCATTGGAAGTCTGGGGAAAGACAACACAAAGGCTTGTGTTTCAAACATTACGGTCAAAGATGTTGTTATGCAAAACACAATGAATGGTGTCAGGATTAAGACGTGGCAG GGAGGGTCAGGGTCAGTACAAGGAGTGTTTTTCTCAAACATTCAAGTTTCAGAAGTCCAACTACCAATTGTAATTGATCAGTTCTATTGCGACAAGAGCAAATGTAAGAACCAGACGTCTGCAGTGGCTTTATCAGGAATCAACTTTGAAAGAATTAGAGGAACATATACAGTAAAACCAGTGCATTTAGCATGCAGTGACAGTATGCCATGTCAAGACGTGACCTTGACGGATATCCAACTAAAGCCAATACAAGAGCGTTACCACATGTATGATCCATATTGTTGGCAGACGTTCGGGGAGTTGTATACTCCTACTCTACCGCCAATTGATTGTTTACAAGTCGGCAAACCATCGAGCAACAGAATTCAGGGAGATCATGATCAATGCTAG